A region of the Leptospira ryugenii genome:
TTTATCAATCAATGCTATGGTTCCCAATAAACCGGCGTTATTTACCGCGATGTCCAATGATCCGAAGGATTCTTTGATCTTTTGAAACATCTGTTTGATTTGCTCAGGAGAAGAGAGATCACATTGCAAAAAACATGACTTAGGAGATACTTTTTGGATTTGTTGGACTGCTTCTTTGCCCTTCTCTTCCCTTCTCCCAGATACGATTACAGTGGCACCTTTTTCTGCGAGTTGTTTTGCGATTTCCAAACCCAAGCCAGATGTGCTACCGGTGACCAGTGCTATTTTGTTTTGAAATTGGCTCATTCAAGTCCTCTTGCTGCGATTTAGGTTTTGCGGTGCTTCTTTCACTTTTTTATAGTATACTTTCCATAACTCTTCGGCTCTCGTAAACAAAACATTCAAGTCAGTGTACTTTCCGTAGTTCAATTCTTCGGCCAAACTTAAGAAATAGCGGATTTCATTTAGGCAAGCTTTCACGATATCCAATGATTTAAGTTTTTCTTTTCTAAATGGAGACTTTCTCGCCTTTGCAGAAGCATTTACCGCTTTGACTGCATACTTTCGCAATCCATTTGCGATAAATTCTTGTTCTTTATCTGGCAAATCATTCGCTATTGAGTACACATTTTTTAGGATCTTGAGAGTAGAAATCCAAAGTGGAAACTTTTTATAAACATCGCCAAACTTCCTCATCTCCTCGGAAGTATTTTGTATGTCCAAATCTTTGGCTTGGATCAATTGCAAAAATTCCTGTGGAATAGGTACTACGCGCCTAGCTTCATAATCAAAAAACAAAACTGAAATACGAACTCGACTAACAGAGATGTTACCATGATCTTTCGTCAAATGAAAGAAGAGCTCAAATGACTTTTCTCTTAAATTTTCGATAGTGACTCTTGCTTCTACCAAGTCACCAAAAAGCAGTTCTGACTCATAGGTAACGGTTGCGTTACTAAAAATAATACTTCGTCCATAGATATCCAAAACGGAAAAACCAAGGTATTGGAAGAATTGTAAGTGAGCCTCCAAAACCAAATCCAAAACGGTTGCAAAGGAAACATGCAACTCCCCCCACAAGTCTGTCTTCCGAATGGGAATTTCCGTCTTAAAATGATAACGATTGGGAAGAGGGAGTTCTACTTTTGCCATGGATTATTTTTGGTATCGATTGCGAAATGCCTCTGGAACTGGCATTGTTTTCTTCTCTTTGTAGTCAAAAAAGATGAGAACAGTTTTTGAAAGCGCAGCTAATTCTCCATTTTCTTTTATAACGGCTGTAATAAGATCGAAGGATTTATTTCCAAAATTTGTAGGTTGGAT
Encoded here:
- a CDS encoding four helix bundle protein: MAKVELPLPNRYHFKTEIPIRKTDLWGELHVSFATVLDLVLEAHLQFFQYLGFSVLDIYGRSIIFSNATVTYESELLFGDLVEARVTIENLREKSFELFFHLTKDHGNISVSRVRISVLFFDYEARRVVPIPQEFLQLIQAKDLDIQNTSEEMRKFGDVYKKFPLWISTLKILKNVYSIANDLPDKEQEFIANGLRKYAVKAVNASAKARKSPFRKEKLKSLDIVKACLNEIRYFLSLAEELNYGKYTDLNVLFTRAEELWKVYYKKVKEAPQNLNRSKRT